ggatcaaaagttcaataTCTTGGGGGGTGggattaataaaataatatattgcatggaattctcaaattaataataaaagtattatttaaaaaaagagagccctgagcctggtctacagagtgagttccagaatagccagatctacacacagaaaccctgtcagagtcctgggttaaaggcatgtactgcttctggttaatttttttttttagatttaatttaatgtgtatgaatgttttctctGCATGCGTGTATGTGCAGCATGTTTGTtatagatcccctggaactatatggttgttttgccttcatttatgtctggtttgtgtgtgttcctggtaTCCAAGAATGCCAGAATGAGGGGTTGAATCCCCTGGGATTGGGAGTctccaggtgggtgctgggaaatccAGTAGTCTTAAAACTTGACCTGTCTCTTTAGCCACTCTCTGTTTatttagtgactttttttttttctttcaagacagggtttctctgtgtagccctgactgccctagaactatctctgtagaacaggctggcctcgaacacctGCCTTTGGCccctttgctgggattaaagtcgtgagccaccacctcctggctagtgactattattatttctttttcttttttttttttttttggttttttgagacagggtttctctgtggctttggaggctgtcctggaactagctcttgtagatcaggctggtctcaaactcacagagatcctcctgcctctgcctccagagtgctgggattaaaggcatgtgccaccaacgcccatcaactttttttttccaactttttttatttgaattagaataaaTTGAATTGttatacatgacaatcccatttcccttctcccacccgtcccccctaccccccccccttttttaaagaaagttcaaggcctgcctgagtgACTTTCAGAGATcttttctcaaaattttaaatggattcattttatttattgtatgtgtgtggtgcctgcatgtatgtatgtgtaccatgtgcatgcctgctgccACTGAGGTCAGAGTGGCATCACAGAgtccatcagatcccctggaactggagttactgatggttgtgaaccaccatgtaggtgctgagaattgagccttcatcctctggaagagcaacagtgctttttgtttgttctgttttgcttttgagacagggtttcttctgcataatcctggctgtcctggaacttgctctgtagaccaggctggctttggacttagagatgctgggattaaaggcatgcgccaccatgccttgcCTGCAACAAGAGGTTAtcattactgagccatctcttcagcacctcaaatctttatttttgtttatttatttatttacttatttatttttaaggccaGGACTGGAGATGAGGTTTGGTTGGTAGAATACTTAGCTGCTATGCAGGAAGCCCAATGTCCAATCCAGCACTGAATTCACTCACTGGGTCTGACCAGGCAAAACCTGATAACCTAAGCATtcaagaagtggaggcaggaggctcggAGTTCAAGGTGAACTTGACTCTATAGCCAGTTTCAGGGCAGCCTTGAGTATGTGGGACCTTgtgttaaataagtaaataaaaagtaaaggggGCAGTAAGATAGACCAGCTATTACACACAGTTGccagcaagcctgatgacctgcagTCAGTCCTTAGGATCTGGATGGTAGAAAAGAAAATTGGCCCCTCAAAGGCATGTGCACAgtcgcaacacacacacaaacagatgaaTTTGGGTTATGTTTTGTTGCGggtgtggttttttgagacaatttttctctgaagctgtggatgtcctagaactcacactagaccaggctggccatgaactcacagaaatctgcctgcctttgccttccaaatgctggggttaagtGCACCACTCACTCAGCtcaataaatttgttttttaagtgtgGTGAATTGAGAAATGTGGCGGTTGGGTGACTGGAGTgtagtgatatattttttatgatttattaaagcttgcctgaggattcagcaAGCAAAggcagccacaagctatagaagccaggcacatacctttaatcctagcagccagaagTCAGGagctggtggtacacacctttaatcttaggatttaggattaagagatagacggttctctctgagtccaagatcattcagatctacacaagagtgaatcagtctaaaagagaattatagctcacacctttaatcccaaaactagGGAAGTgtgtaagacagaagcaaggtctcagagaggcaggcattcattctccagtcacactgaagagaggcagcagtgtgagacttggtgaagagcttgtgtgaggatcagccctttcagcctgagctagaggtgaaagctagtggccagctgctttgcttctctgatctttagcttgaaccctaatatcagtctctgggtcttttatttattcctggatcttttatttattcgtgttacactggagagatggctcagcagttaagagcatttgttgtccAACCAATCATAAGAACTGGAGTTTGGGTCTCAGCTCTCACATAGCAAGTCAGGTATCTCACAGGTGCATGTAACTCCAATGTACGCTTCTGGATTCTACCTGTGCACAGGCACATAGACATATGCATAAAAAATGTAGGGCCAAAGATACaactcagcaggtaagaacatTTGTTCCAATTCTAGAGGACCAGGATTTGTTCCcggcacccacacagtggcttacaaccaaccacctgtaactccagtttcaggggatctatcAAGTACATTCTTTGGCCTTCACACgatgcacacatgtgatgcacatacatgcaagcaagcaaacattctttaatcctgagtgctgggataaaggtgtgcaccatcacccaCCCGGCTTGCAAGCAAACTttcttacacataaaaataagtcttaagaaaaaaataaaaaagaaggttggagaaatggctttaAAAAGGTGCCTAGttgggcaggaagatctctgtgagtttgaggccagcctggactacagctacacagagaaaccctgtcttgaaatacaaacaaacaaacaaaaaaagtgcctACCACCAAGCTTACCATCACCTTggtagagagaaccaactcccaaagttgtcctctaacctacacacacacacacacacacacacacacacacacacacacacacaatcaagagATATAGAAGGAGGAAAAGGCCTATGACCTGGGACTGAGGAGATTGCTCAGcctttaagagcactggttgctcttcccagaggactcaaggttcaattcccaaccttGCATGCAGTTcagaggacctgatgccctcttcaggagTCCACAGGCACTAGATGCACACATGGCTATGCTATGCAGGTAAGACACCTTatttatatacatgaataaaagtaaaaaaaaattaaaaatgcactTAGGCCATATGTGGTGGCACGaacctttaatctaagcactcaggaggcagaggtaggtggatttctgtgagtttgagggcaatcTGGTCCACATagtaagttttaggccagccaaggctacaaggTGAGACCCCTtttcaaaaaagggaaaaaaaaaaaaaaaggcacatgaTCCTTAGCCCAGAGTTCAGATTCCTCATAAAAAGGGGTGTGTATAAGGTCACATGAACTGATGCTGCTCTACTCCCCAGGGGTTGCACAGATGTCATTTGCTGTGTGTTGTTCTTCTTGGCCATTGTAGGCTACGTGGCTGTGGGCATAGTAGGTAAGTGCAGGGAGGGAGAAAACTTGGGCTTCTCAGGTAGGAGGGGCCAGCACAACCTCTGGGGTGTACAGGGTAGTGCTGTGGCTTTGAAGTGACAGAGCCTCTGTATCCCTGGTCTCTCCACAGCCTGGACCCATGGAGACCCTCGGAAGGTGATCTACCCTACTGATAGCCAGGGCCAGTTCTGTGGGCAAAAGGGAACAAAAAATGagtgagtttatttatttattagtttatttatttatttatttattagtttatttattatgtatgcactTAAGCCACAATACCCATGTGGAGGTCCAAGAATCTGTACTTTTCTTCCATCACATGAttcccagagatggaactcaggttgacctgagccatctctgggcCCAGTAGGTGCAAAGTCTTGACCAACTCTATTTGCCCTCCTCCAACCCCAGGAACAAACCCTTCTTGTTTTACTTCAACATTGTGAAGTGTGCCAGCCCCCTGGTCCTGCTGGAATTTCAATGTCCTACCCCTCAGGTAACATGTTCCCACAGCTCTCATGAACATCAGGAGACCTCTGTCCTGGATGGGGTCTCAGTGTCCTGAGTCTGTATCCGTTTCATTCCACTCCCCCAGATCTGTGTGAAGCAGTGCCCGGACCGCTATCTCACTTTTCTGAATGCACACAACTCTCATGACTTTGAGTATTACAAACAGTTCTGCATGCCAAGCTTCCAGAACAATAAAGTGAGCATAAAGTCCCTTTCAGTGTCCTGGGAAGGGACAAGGGAAGGGACACAGGAAGGTGCCCTCCTCAGAGATCCACTTCTTCCCATTCTCTCTGCAGGGGGTGGCCGAGGTGCTCCGAGATGGGGACTGTCCAGCTGTTATCATCCCCAGCAAACCTTGTGAGTAATAGGCATGGCACAGGATCAGGTGACACTGGGGAATCTGCAAGGGTTCATCTGCTGGTGTCTTCTGGTCCCACAGTGTTCCAGCGGTGCTTCCCAGCCATCCATACCAACAGAGGGGTCCTTATGGTGGGCAATGAGACAACCTATGAGGACGGACATGGCACCAGGAAGAACATCACGGAACTGGTGGAGGGTGCCAAGTGAGAAGGCAGCCCTCTAGCATACCTGGGTTTCCTGGGATGGGACTGAAGCTGGCCTTCCCTGGGTATGACTTGAGTCTCTTCCGCCCCTAGGAGGGCCAACATGGTTCTAGAGGCTCGGGAGCTTGCCATGCAGATATTTGAAGATTACACTGTATCCTGGTACTGGATTGTCATGTGAGTTGGAAGGAAGGTGGCTGTCCCCTGGCTACCACATCTGTGAGCCTAAGGACAGTGCCACTCATGCTCCTGTCATATCCCCCAGAGGTTTGGTCATTGCCATGGTTCTGAGTCTGCTGTTTATCATCCTGCTGCGATTCCTGGCAGGCATTATGGTCTGGGTGATGATTGTCATGGTGGTCCTGGTACTTGGCTATGGTGAGTCTCCCCCTTCCTTCTACTCCTCCCTGCCTAAGGTCGACAAAGTGCCAATGCCTTTTGCTCTGGTGACAGCTCATCAAAAATGTCACCTTAAGCCTTCAGATGTTTTTCACCATTTAACTGGCATGTTTGTAAAGATGTCATGCTACAACAGTGGTACTGTTGTAGGAACTTTGAGGCAGCCAGGACCCATCAAGAGGGGCTGGGTGAAATCCAACTTGGTGGGGCTAAGCTTGTAACTCAAGCACTTGCCTATATCCCTCCCATGAAGGGCTGGAGTCCTGGCTCAGTGTTACAGTGCTAACACATGCAAGGACACTtaccacaaaaaaagagaaaagaaaaaaattttcctcTAAACTGTGAGAACCAGGACCTggtttgatattttaattaacaaCAAAAGACATTATGAAGACATCTGCTTAGTCTAGTGAGCAGGCTTGTGTACTGTAGTACCCAAGGggctgggttcaaatcccagctctgctgCTTCCTAGCTCTGTCCTTGGGCACATGACTAAGCCTCCCTGTGCGTAATTACTTACACCATCTAATGGGAATAATTGGTATTTCCTAATTGGAGACTTAATGAGAGAGTAGTGAGGTAGTAATGTGAGGTTATTGTCAAGAGAACCTATGCGGTCAGAGGCCTGGTGTATGAACCAGTGGCTCATGTTCTGATTACAttttcttcgtgtgtgtgtgtggggggggattcAAGAAaccctgactagcctggaactcgatttgtagacctggctgtcctcaaactcagagatcctcctgcctctgactctggagtactgggattaaatgctagCGCCTCTTCTGCCTGgctcttttttgtatttttatactatgttcatttattgtgtgtgtctgtgtgcatgcaaatgtgtgtgcatatatgtgtaccacgatgtgtatatagaggtcagaggacaagttgcaaaagtgtgggtaccagggattgaactcaggtcaccagcctGGCAGCTGGTGCCTTTATCTACTGAACGGTTGCTGGCCCTTattctgattttttccttttaaacttccTATAAGGAAAAATGCTTGGGAACTCAGTCTGAAGATCCAGATACCAAAACATTTGTGTAGCATGGTTGTACATGCCTGTTTTCCACTGCCAAGAGAGTTATAAAGTTGAATTGGGtgccgggtgttgatggcacacgcctttaatcccagcactcgggaggcagaggcaggcggatctctgtgagttcgaggccagcctgatctccagagcgagtgccacgataggctccaaagctacacagagaaaccctgtctcgaaaaacccaaaaaaaaaaaaaaaaaaaaaaaaaaccaagttgaATTGGATCTTGCCACATAataacaccttgtctcaaaaacaacaacaacaaaaaagaagttgTTCATGTTAATCATAGTTTGAGCTGTGAGCTGTGGTTGACAATTTAGctgacttggtttttgttttgtattttgggtCTCAGtatatatagccctggctggcctggaactgtgtgtagagatctgcctcccgCGTTCAGGCTGCAAGTGCAGCCTCTGCCTGCCCTGTCATCAGGTGGGAGGGCCTCCTAGCACCGGTTTTTTGTTGCACCCATTGATCAGGCGAGAGACTTGCCTtccagcaagttccagaccagccagggctacctagtgagaccctgtctcaaaaaataaacaaagaagaaaatcactGTCTGGGTTGTGGCTACTATATACAGGCATATTTCACTGTTATATGGAGTACTCAAGACTGAGGGGACAGGCGGGCTCTGATGTTTCCTTGGTGGACCTTGGCTTCCAGACGGACCTCCGAGTGTACCTGCATTTGCGGCAGACCTGGATGGCCTTCAGTGAGTTGGACCATCTGCCCCCCCATGCTTGCATTATGGGAAATCTTGGCGTGCTTGTGGTGGACTCCCAAAAAACTCACTGTCAGTTCTtacagaaatcatttaattgtatgttattttatttatttttaaatctatttcatttcttattacttttaattcttaaaaaattatatattatctttctttgttgggAGGGGACATTTATGCCAAAGCCCTGCTATGTGGGAATCAATGGACTTTTCATgaatcagttctctgcttccacctgtgggttctgggaactgaactaagatcatcaggcttggccacaAGTGTCTTTAGCTGAGGATCCACCCTGATGTCTGCCCACCCTGTTCCACAGTGATCATTTTAAGCATCCTAGAAGTGGTTATCATCTTGTTACTCATCTTTCTTCGCAAAAGAATACTGATCGCCAtagccctcatcaaagaagccagCAGGTGGGGTCTGGCCAGCCAGGGGTGTGCCTGGGTCTCAGCCTGGAAGTACCTGGCCCTCATGTCTATCTGTTTCTCCCCAGGGCTGTGGGACATGTCATGTGCTCCATGCTCTACCCCCTGGTGACGTTCTTCCTCTTGTGTCTCTGCATTGCCTACTGGGCCAGCACCGCCGTGTATCCACCATTCAGTCATCAGTCTGTGGTCCCCGGGGACAAATGTCCCTAAATGTCCTGCAGCTTAAGGTGGGGTTGGACTATGCTTGGGGTGATTGGTCCTTTCCCCATGtctctctttattttaaaagtttctaggctgggcagtggtggcgcacgcctttaaccctagcattcaagaggcagaggctggcagatctttgtgagctggaggccagcctggtccaaagTGGTTCTCTGTCTCTTAAGTCTTGGGATTACAAGGGTGAGCCACTATTCCTGGATTCCCCCAACTCCTTGGATTCTCAGCCACAGATTTCAGTTTCTTTAATGAGCCTGCAGCTTCCTGTCTACCTCTAATGTAGCTGTATACAAGATTTTTGACGACACATCCTGCCCACTTTCAGGAAAAACCTGCAACCCAGAGGTAGGTATCTCTGTCATGGGGAGGACAGGCTTTGCCCTAGGAGCCTCCCCTTGAAGATAATTCTGCAGACGTTTGGCACTTGCTGTATGTGTTCAGCTGAGTGGGGTGGAGCTCTCAAGCCATTGCTGGATTTGGTCATTTTTCAGGGCAAGGCTGGACTGTTCCCAACCATGCATACTGAACTATATTCATCTTTCCCCTCTGTGGTGTCACTTTTTGTCCCTCTACCCCTTTCTTGACTtctgatgtctgtgtgtgtccggTGTGTGTGGCATATATACGTATGTGTTTGTGGAgtgctttgctttttatttctcagCCTTATTCCCTTTAGATAGTTTCTCTTACTAAATCAGAAGCTAAGCTGGTATCTTTGCTCCTTCTAGCACATGGGCTACATGCTAGCACAGGCCACGCCCAACCACATGGGTGTGAGTGCTGGAGGCTTGAACTTAAGTCCTCACTCATAAGTccccttacctactgagccatctctcaggtccTCCAACACCTTTCTCTGGACTTTTGTAATGGGGTAATCTTGCTCCTAGGACTTGCCCTGTGGTCCAACCTCAGTCTTTTCTGAACTTCTGACCCTGTGTTCTTTGGGGTTCCTCACCCCTTCCCCAGACCTTCCCTTCAGTGAATGAGAGCCGCCAGTGTCCCAATGGCCGATGCCAGTTTGCATTCTACGGTGGCGAGTCTACCTACCACCGTGCCCTGCTGGGTCTGCAGATCTTCAATGTATTCATGTTCTTCTGGCTGGCCAACTTTGTGCTGGCACTGGGCCAGGTGACCTTGGCCGGAGCCTTTGCCTCCTATTACTGGGCTATGCACAAGCCTGACGACATGCCTGCCTTCCCCCTCTTCTCTGCTTTTAGCCGAGCGCTGAGGTAAAGAGGAGTgttggggtgggaagggaagggatgcAGAGACCTCATCTGGTTGAGCCACTGATTGCCCCTTTTGATTCCAGGTACCACACGGGCTCCTTGGCCTTCGGCTCACTTATCCTGGCCATCGTGCAGATCATCCGAGTGGTGCTGGAGTACCTGGACCAGCGTCTGAAAGGTACTGCCCTGCCTGTAGCTTCAGCTCGGGCCTGGGCTTAGTCTTGATTGGGTCTTGCTTGAGGAGTAGGGGCCAGAGGTAAGCCTCTGCTGGCTTGCTGTTTAAGAAAGGAGTGGAGCTAAGAGGCAGAGGAGCAGTTAGCAGAGCCAACTGAACTGTTTGGAGTCTCTGTTGTTGATGTGGGTCCAGGAGGAGCAGTAGGCCATTGGCTCAGGCTAGCCAGGTTGGGctaaggctttttgttttgtttttggttttggttttggtttttcgagacagggtttctctgtagctttggagcctatcctggcactcactctggagaccaggctggcctcgaactcacagagatccacctgcctctgtctcctgggattaaaggcgtgtgccaccaacgccttgcTGGGCtaaggctttttttgtttttttggtttttttttttagatagctTTTTTACTgtgtttggcctcaaactctgtatgtagaccagactggcttagaATTCACAGGTCCATCtgctctgtctcttgagtgttaGGCTTGACTTCATACATCACCACCTGCAGCTGTCTGGATTTAAAAGGCTGGTGTTCCACTCACTAAATAGACAAGAATGACCCTAATTCCTGATCTTTGGAGATACCTTTTGTGGGTCAACACctggattgattgattggttggttggttggttgattttgagGCAGTCTTTCTACATTGTCCAGGTTTGCCTCATACATAGTTCAGGCAAGCCTCAGACTTGCAATCCTTAGCTGTCTTGCTGGACTCCGGGGGTCTCTACCAAGCCAGGCCAGTCCCTTGCCACCCATAACTCCCTTCTTTTTCAGCTGCACAGAACAAGTTTGCCAAGTTCCTCATGGTCTGTCTCAAGTGTTGCTTCTGGTGCCTAGAGAAGTTTATTAAATTCCTGAATAGGAATGCCTACATCATGGTGAGCCAGGGGCTGTGTGCTGCCCTGGGTGGGCTATCCCCCCATGTCGATCGCACAGGCTTCAGAACTTCTCTTCATTCCAGATTGCCATCTATGGCACCAACTTCTGTACCTCAGCCAGGAATGCCTTCTTTCTGCTTATGAGGAACATTATCAGGTTAGGGACACGCTCCATCCCTCTCCCAGCCTCCCTCCGGCCCCAGCCCCATCTCCCAACCAGCCTTGTACTcaccctgcctcctctcctgggCTCTGAGTCCACACTCACTCTCCCTACAGGGTGGCCGTCCTGGACAAAGTCACCGACTTCCTCTTCCTGTTGGGCAAACTTCTGATTGTGGGTAGTGTGGGTGAGTGGTGCCACTGGGCCAGTCCCTGCTGGGTGGGGAAGCCTGTGGGGAATGGCATGTAAACTGGTGTCAGGCTCAGGTCATCTTGCTGAGCCCTCCTTGGGGACTCAGCCATCTCCTTCATCCCATCGTAGGCATTCtggccttcttcttcttcacacATCGGATCAGAATCGTGCAAGATACAGCCCTGCCTCTCAATTACTACTGGGTTCCAATACTGGTGAGGACCTTTGGGGACAGATCAGGGTCTGGGTAGAAACAGGGGTGGGGGAATTAGGATTTGCTTAGGTTCCTTTGGTGAAAGTTAGAGGTGGGACAGCCACTGGTTATTTGGTCCTTAAGTATTTACAGAGTACCTGCATACAAGGCACAGGGATGGAGggacttttgatcttcctgcctcccaaaCCCTAAGATTACAGCCAAATCTTGTCATGCCAGGCAAGG
This genomic stretch from Cricetulus griseus strain 17A/GY chromosome 4, alternate assembly CriGri-PICRH-1.0, whole genome shotgun sequence harbors:
- the Slc44a2 gene encoding choline transporter-like protein 2 isoform X8; translation: MGRRINTTPPSKDPFTTEDSRFNSQPCMQFRGPDALFRSPQALDAHMAMLCRGCTDVICCVLFFLAIVGYVAVGIVAWTHGDPRKVIYPTDSQGQFCGQKGTKNENKPFLFYFNIVKCASPLVLLEFQCPTPQICVKQCPDRYLTFLNAHNSHDFEYYKQFCMPSFQNNKGVAEVLRDGDCPAVIIPSKPLFQRCFPAIHTNRGVLMVGNETTYEDGHGTRKNITELVEGAKRANMVLEARELAMQIFEDYTVSWYWIVIGLVIAMVLSLLFIILLRFLAGIMVWVMIVMVVLVLGYGIFHCYMEYSRLRGQAGSDVSLVDLGFQTDLRVYLHLRQTWMAFMIILSILEVVIILLLIFLRKRILIAIALIKEASRAVGHVMCSMLYPLVTFFLLCLCIAYWASTAVFLSTSNVAVYKIFDDTSCPLSGKTCNPETFPSVNESRQCPNGRCQFAFYGGESTYHRALLGLQIFNVFMFFWLANFVLALGQVTLAGAFASYYWAMHKPDDMPAFPLFSAFSRALRYHTGSLAFGSLILAIVQIIRVVLEYLDQRLKAAQNKFAKFLMVCLKCCFWCLEKFIKFLNRNAYIMIAIYGTNFCTSARNAFFLLMRNIIRVAVLDKVTDFLFLLGKLLIVGSVGILAFFFFTHRIRIVQDTALPLNYYWVPILTVIIGSYMIAHGFFSVYGMCVDTLFLCFCEDLERNDGSLERPYFMSPELRDILLSSQAGKQEEVEEE
- the Slc44a2 gene encoding choline transporter-like protein 2 isoform X9, whose product is MGRRINTTPPSKDPFTTEDSRFNSQPCMQFRGPDALFRSPQALDAHMAMLCRGCTDVICCVLFFLAIVGYVAVGIVAWTHGDPRKVIYPTDSQGQFCGQKGTKNENKPFLFYFNIVKCASPLVLLEFQCPTPQICVKQCPDRYLTFLNAHNSHDFEYYKQFCMPSFQNNKGVAEVLRDGDCPAVIIPSKPLFQRCFPAIHTNRGVLMVGNETTYEDGHGTRKNITELVEGAKRANMVLEARELAMQIFEDYTVSWYWIVIGLVIAMVLSLLFIILLRFLAGIMVWVMIVMVVLVLGYGIFHCYMEYSRLRGQAGSDVSLVDLGFQTDLRVYLHLRQTWMAFMIILSILEVVIILLLIFLRKRILIAIALIKEASRAVGHVMCSMLYPLVTFFLLCLCIAYWASTAVFLSTSNVAVYKIFDDTSCPLSGKTCNPETFPSVNESRQCPNGRCQFAFYGGESTYHRALLGLQIFNVFMFFWLANFVLALGQVTLAGAFASYYWAMHKPDDMPAFPLFSAFSRALRYHTGSLAFGSLILAIVQIIRVVLEYLDQRLKAAQNKFAKFLMVCLKCCFWCLEKFIKFLNRNAYIMIAIYGTNFCTSARNAFFLLMRNIIRVAVLDKVTDFLFLLGKLLIVGSVGILAFFFFTHRIRIVQDTALPLNYYWVPILTVIIGSYMIAHGFFSVYGMCVDTLFLCFLEDLERNDGSAERPYFMSSTLKKLLNKTNKKAAES
- the Slc44a2 gene encoding choline transporter-like protein 2 isoform X6, with the protein product MHTWLCYAGYVAVGIVAWTHGDPRKVIYPTDSQGQFCGQKGTKNENKPFLFYFNIVKCASPLVLLEFQCPTPQICVKQCPDRYLTFLNAHNSHDFEYYKQFCMPSFQNNKGVAEVLRDGDCPAVIIPSKPLFQRCFPAIHTNRGVLMVGNETTYEDGHGTRKNITELVEGAKRANMVLEARELAMQIFEDYTVSWYWIVIGLVIAMVLSLLFIILLRFLAGIMVWVMIVMVVLVLGYGIFHCYMEYSRLRGQAGSDVSLVDLGFQTDLRVYLHLRQTWMAFMIILSILEVVIILLLIFLRKRILIAIALIKEASRAVGHVMCSMLYPLVTFFLLCLCIAYWASTAVFLSTSNVAVYKIFDDTSCPLSGKTCNPETFPSVNESRQCPNGRCQFAFYGGESTYHRALLGLQIFNVFMFFWLANFVLALGQVTLAGAFASYYWAMHKPDDMPAFPLFSAFSRALRYHTGSLAFGSLILAIVQIIRVVLEYLDQRLKAAQNKFAKFLMVCLKCCFWCLEKFIKFLNRNAYIMIAIYGTNFCTSARNAFFLLMRNIIRVAVLDKVTDFLFLLGKLLIVGSVGILAFFFFTHRIRIVQDTALPLNYYWVPILTVIIGSYMIAHGFFSVYGMCVDTLFLCFCEDLERNDGSLERPYFMSPELRDILLSSQAGKQEEVEEE
- the Slc44a2 gene encoding choline transporter-like protein 2 isoform X4, giving the protein MHTWLCYADVICCVLFFLAIVGYVAVGIVAWTHGDPRKVIYPTDSQGQFCGQKGTKNENKPFLFYFNIVKCASPLVLLEFQCPTPQICVKQCPDRYLTFLNAHNSHDFEYYKQFCMPSFQNNKGVAEVLRDGDCPAVIIPSKPLFQRCFPAIHTNRGVLMVGNETTYEDGHGTRKNITELVEGAKRANMVLEARELAMQIFEDYTVSWYWIVIGLVIAMVLSLLFIILLRFLAGIMVWVMIVMVVLVLGYGIFHCYMEYSRLRGQAGSDVSLVDLGFQTDLRVYLHLRQTWMAFMIILSILEVVIILLLIFLRKRILIAIALIKEASRAVGHVMCSMLYPLVTFFLLCLCIAYWASTAVFLSTSNVAVYKIFDDTSCPLSGKTCNPETFPSVNESRQCPNGRCQFAFYGGESTYHRALLGLQIFNVFMFFWLANFVLALGQVTLAGAFASYYWAMHKPDDMPAFPLFSAFSRALRYHTGSLAFGSLILAIVQIIRVVLEYLDQRLKAAQNKFAKFLMVCLKCCFWCLEKFIKFLNRNAYIMIAIYGTNFCTSARNAFFLLMRNIIRVAVLDKVTDFLFLLGKLLIVGSVGILAFFFFTHRIRIVQDTALPLNYYWVPILTVIIGSYMIAHGFFSVYGMCVDTLFLCFCEDLERNDGSLERPYFMSPELRDILLSSQAGKQEEVEEE
- the Slc44a2 gene encoding choline transporter-like protein 2 isoform X1 — encoded protein: MEDDRKDAVYGTPHKYDPTFKGPIYNRGCTDVICCVLFFLAIVGYVAVGIVAWTHGDPRKVIYPTDSQGQFCGQKGTKNENKPFLFYFNIVKCASPLVLLEFQCPTPQICVKQCPDRYLTFLNAHNSHDFEYYKQFCMPSFQNNKGVAEVLRDGDCPAVIIPSKPLFQRCFPAIHTNRGVLMVGNETTYEDGHGTRKNITELVEGAKRANMVLEARELAMQIFEDYTVSWYWIVIGLVIAMVLSLLFIILLRFLAGIMVWVMIVMVVLVLGYGIFHCYMEYSRLRGQAGSDVSLVDLGFQTDLRVYLHLRQTWMAFMIILSILEVVIILLLIFLRKRILIAIALIKEASRAVGHVMCSMLYPLVTFFLLCLCIAYWASTAVFLSTSNVAVYKIFDDTSCPLSGKTCNPETFPSVNESRQCPNGRCQFAFYGGESTYHRALLGLQIFNVFMFFWLANFVLALGQVTLAGAFASYYWAMHKPDDMPAFPLFSAFSRALRYHTGSLAFGSLILAIVQIIRVVLEYLDQRLKAAQNKFAKFLMVCLKCCFWCLEKFIKFLNRNAYIMIAIYGTNFCTSARNAFFLLMRNIIRVAVLDKVTDFLFLLGKLLIVGSVGILAFFFFTHRIRIVQDTALPLNYYWVPILTVIIGSYMIAHGFFSVYGMCVDTLFLCFCEDLERNDGSLERPYFMSPELRDILLSSQAGKQEEVEEE
- the Slc44a2 gene encoding choline transporter-like protein 2 isoform X2 codes for the protein MEDDRKDAVYGTPHKYDPTFKGPIYNRGCTDVICCVLFFLAIVGYVAVGIVAWTHGDPRKVIYPTDSQGQFCGQKGTKNENKPFLFYFNIVKCASPLVLLEFQCPTPQICVKQCPDRYLTFLNAHNSHDFEYYKQFCMPSFQNNKGVAEVLRDGDCPAVIIPSKPLFQRCFPAIHTNRGVLMVGNETTYEDGHGTRKNITELVEGAKRANMVLEARELAMQIFEDYTVSWYWIVIGLVIAMVLSLLFIILLRFLAGIMVWVMIVMVVLVLGYGIFHCYMEYSRLRGQAGSDVSLVDLGFQTDLRVYLHLRQTWMAFMIILSILEVVIILLLIFLRKRILIAIALIKEASRAVGHVMCSMLYPLVTFFLLCLCIAYWASTAVFLSTSNVAVYKIFDDTSCPLSGKTCNPETFPSVNESRQCPNGRCQFAFYGGESTYHRALLGLQIFNVFMFFWLANFVLALGQVTLAGAFASYYWAMHKPDDMPAFPLFSAFSRALRYHTGSLAFGSLILAIVQIIRVVLEYLDQRLKAAQNKFAKFLMVCLKCCFWCLEKFIKFLNRNAYIMIAIYGTNFCTSARNAFFLLMRNIIRVAVLDKVTDFLFLLGKLLIVGSVGILAFFFFTHRIRIVQDTALPLNYYWVPILTVIIGSYMIAHGFFSVYGMCVDTLFLCFLEDLERNDGSAERPYFMSSTLKKLLNKTNKKAAES